The following proteins come from a genomic window of bacterium (Candidatus Blackallbacteria) CG13_big_fil_rev_8_21_14_2_50_49_14:
- a CDS encoding carotenoid 1,2-hydratase, protein MQKIRIFLGYVLLLSLFLQACEWSLPQNQGNPIKALNTLPENTGFKRALAPIPFQFPRDSGPHPDFQTEWWYYTGNLATVQGRRFGYQLTFFRRGLKPGTPQNSNPWASHQIYFAHLALSDIQAQKFHAQETWNRGAQAQAGAEASPFRVWVNDWEVKASGAGFQLHANTNAFELNFRLDSQKPIVLHGNQGLSQKSAEKGNASYYYSQTRLKTQGFIKLKTQRFEVKGLSWLDREWSTSVLSKQQVGWDWFSLQLDDQRELMLYQIRNKSGSRDPVSSGSLIDKNGKVVHLVAQDFKISKLGVWKSPQTGIQYPSGWKVEVPAHQLSLSLEPLQKDQELRLGFTYWEGAVKIKAQGITGFGYVELTGYP, encoded by the coding sequence ATGCAAAAAATTCGAATCTTTCTTGGCTACGTGCTCCTGCTGAGCCTGTTTTTGCAAGCCTGTGAATGGAGTCTGCCCCAAAACCAGGGAAACCCCATAAAAGCGCTCAATACTTTGCCTGAAAATACAGGTTTTAAACGGGCCTTGGCCCCCATCCCCTTCCAGTTTCCAAGGGATTCTGGCCCCCATCCAGATTTTCAGACAGAGTGGTGGTACTATACCGGCAATTTGGCAACAGTTCAGGGAAGAAGATTTGGCTACCAACTCACTTTTTTCAGACGGGGCCTAAAACCAGGAACCCCCCAAAATTCAAATCCCTGGGCCAGCCACCAAATTTATTTTGCACACTTGGCGCTCAGTGATATTCAAGCCCAAAAATTTCATGCCCAAGAAACCTGGAACAGAGGTGCCCAAGCACAGGCTGGAGCAGAGGCCTCCCCCTTTCGGGTCTGGGTCAATGATTGGGAAGTCAAAGCATCTGGCGCGGGTTTTCAGCTGCATGCAAATACCAACGCGTTTGAACTGAATTTTCGACTCGATTCACAAAAACCAATCGTTTTACACGGCAACCAGGGTCTTAGCCAAAAAAGTGCTGAAAAGGGCAATGCTTCCTATTATTATTCTCAAACACGACTCAAAACCCAAGGATTTATCAAGCTGAAGACTCAAAGATTTGAGGTCAAGGGCTTAAGTTGGCTGGATCGGGAATGGAGTACCAGTGTGCTTTCCAAGCAACAGGTGGGTTGGGATTGGTTTTCCTTGCAATTGGATGATCAGCGAGAATTGATGCTCTATCAAATTCGCAACAAATCAGGCAGCCGGGATCCTGTTTCATCGGGCAGTTTGATTGATAAGAACGGAAAAGTGGTGCATCTTGTTGCTCAAGATTTTAAAATCTCGAAACTGGGTGTTTGGAAAAGTCCCCAAACAGGTATTCAGTATCCCTCAGGCTGGAAAGTCGAGGTGCCGGCACATCAACTCTCACTGAGCTTAGAACCCCTTCAAAAAGACCAGGAACTCAGATTGGGTTTTACCTATTGGGAAGGCGCAGTCAAAATAAAGGCCCAAGGCATCACAGGCTTTGGTTATGTTGAATTAACAGGCTATCCCTGA
- a CDS encoding ATPase, which yields MKLHSLPAPEVLKRLDTQADGLSETTAHRRFEEFGPNKIANRPRKNWLQAYFRQYLQFFALLLEVASVLAFIANFYEPGQGNDVLAWAILGAVFVNASFSFWQEFKADRAMEALLRLMPAFNRVIRGGRQQKIDASLIVPGDILLLEEGDAIPADAILIEAHDLRINMSTLNGESMPANRVSEPDPCARELEARNIVFAGTSVVSGNGRAVVFATGAATEFGKIATLTRDVKKNISPMQREIIDITRILTSIAFAMGILFLILGLLSGKGWLTAAIFALSLIVANVPEGLLPTITLSLSMASQRMAKRNALVKNLDSVETLGSATVICTDKTGTLTRNEMTVRHIWLSSGELINLSGEGYFQAGTWDSQAVTADTLVRLEDLIRAAVLNSHARIEAQTALGDPTELALVAASKKIPHSLAGFTRVGEIPFTSERRMMSTEVEFQDKKILLSKGAPEVILNLCSHQMVEGGQCLPLEPADRENMIQAAERFESQAFRVLALAKAEGTEEKNLCLLGLVAIMDLPRPEVAGAIQNCYTAGIRILMITGDHPRTAEAVARKIGLRVDRVMTGSELRVLPEEELARILKSQDILFARMESSQKLLIASVLQNNGEIVAMTGDGVNDAPALRKADIGIAMGKAGTDVTKEAADMILLDDNFRSIVAAIEEGRTVYFNIKKFVTYHLTSNIPEILPYVFSFFFKIPLPLSVIQILSIDLASDLIPGIALGSEPPEANIMKRPPVNRHEKILDWEVFKRGYLMNGMVEISASMFGFIGFLMLHGWVYGDLSINNSILHKQAMTMTLLGAVTCQIFNALSLRSYEFSAWSVGFFSNPYLLGALSFDLVWIWMLLNLKPIQFVFNTAYIPWQDLWLLLPFPILLFALHESYKAWLRKKNRILQRG from the coding sequence ATGAAATTACACAGCTTACCAGCTCCCGAAGTCTTGAAACGTTTGGATACCCAAGCTGATGGTTTGAGTGAAACAACTGCGCACAGACGTTTTGAAGAGTTTGGCCCCAATAAGATTGCCAATCGTCCGCGTAAAAATTGGCTTCAAGCCTATTTTCGTCAATATCTGCAATTCTTTGCCCTGCTCCTGGAAGTTGCTTCAGTTCTGGCTTTTATCGCCAATTTCTATGAGCCGGGTCAGGGCAATGATGTTTTGGCTTGGGCCATCTTGGGTGCCGTCTTTGTAAATGCCAGTTTTTCTTTTTGGCAGGAGTTCAAGGCAGATCGGGCCATGGAGGCACTCTTGCGGCTCATGCCAGCCTTTAACCGCGTAATTCGGGGGGGAAGGCAGCAAAAGATTGATGCCAGCTTAATCGTGCCGGGAGATATTTTGCTTTTAGAAGAAGGAGATGCGATTCCTGCCGACGCCATTTTGATTGAAGCCCATGATTTACGCATCAATATGTCCACCCTGAACGGGGAGTCCATGCCCGCGAATCGGGTCTCAGAACCCGATCCGTGCGCGCGTGAGTTGGAAGCCCGCAATATTGTTTTTGCGGGTACCAGTGTCGTTTCAGGCAATGGGCGTGCTGTGGTTTTTGCTACCGGGGCTGCAACGGAATTTGGCAAAATTGCGACACTGACGCGAGATGTCAAAAAAAACATTTCTCCCATGCAACGCGAGATTATCGATATTACGCGTATTTTAACCAGTATTGCCTTTGCGATGGGCATTCTCTTCCTGATTTTGGGCTTGCTTTCTGGCAAGGGCTGGCTAACCGCTGCGATTTTTGCACTTTCCTTGATTGTTGCCAATGTTCCCGAAGGGCTTTTACCCACGATTACGCTCTCACTTTCCATGGCCAGTCAGCGCATGGCGAAGCGCAATGCCCTTGTCAAAAATTTGGATTCAGTTGAAACCTTGGGTTCTGCAACGGTGATTTGCACAGACAAAACGGGAACCTTAACCCGCAACGAAATGACAGTGCGTCATATCTGGCTCTCCTCTGGAGAGCTGATCAATTTAAGTGGCGAAGGCTATTTTCAAGCGGGAACCTGGGACAGCCAGGCTGTGACTGCCGATACCTTGGTGCGCCTTGAAGATTTGATTCGAGCCGCCGTCTTAAATTCTCATGCCCGAATTGAAGCCCAAACAGCCTTGGGAGATCCCACTGAACTGGCTTTGGTGGCCGCCAGTAAAAAAATTCCCCATTCGCTTGCTGGATTCACGCGGGTGGGTGAAATTCCCTTTACGAGTGAACGCAGGATGATGTCGACAGAAGTTGAATTTCAAGACAAAAAGATCCTGCTTTCAAAAGGGGCCCCTGAAGTGATTCTCAATCTATGCAGCCACCAGATGGTGGAAGGGGGACAATGCCTGCCTTTGGAACCCGCAGATCGTGAAAATATGATACAGGCTGCAGAACGTTTTGAAAGCCAAGCTTTTCGGGTTTTGGCTTTGGCTAAGGCTGAGGGCACAGAAGAAAAAAATCTCTGCCTTTTGGGGCTTGTGGCGATTATGGACTTGCCCCGTCCAGAGGTGGCGGGTGCGATTCAGAATTGTTATACCGCAGGCATACGTATTTTGATGATTACAGGAGATCATCCCCGTACTGCTGAGGCTGTTGCCCGGAAAATTGGCTTGCGTGTCGATCGGGTGATGACGGGTTCCGAATTGCGTGTGCTACCCGAAGAGGAATTGGCCCGGATCTTAAAATCTCAGGACATATTGTTTGCGCGTATGGAGAGCAGTCAAAAATTGTTGATTGCCTCTGTTCTGCAAAACAATGGGGAAATTGTAGCCATGACTGGAGATGGAGTCAACGATGCGCCCGCTTTGCGCAAAGCGGATATCGGCATTGCCATGGGCAAGGCCGGAACCGATGTTACCAAAGAAGCAGCGGACATGATCCTTCTGGATGATAATTTTAGATCGATCGTGGCTGCGATTGAAGAGGGGAGAACTGTTTATTTTAATATCAAAAAGTTTGTAACCTATCATTTGACTTCTAATATTCCTGAAATTTTGCCATATGTATTTTCTTTTTTCTTTAAAATACCGCTTCCGCTTTCTGTGATTCAAATTCTTTCGATTGATTTGGCTTCAGATTTGATCCCCGGTATTGCCTTGGGGTCTGAGCCCCCTGAAGCCAATATTATGAAAAGACCACCCGTGAATCGCCATGAAAAAATTCTGGATTGGGAGGTCTTTAAACGCGGCTATTTAATGAACGGCATGGTTGAAATCAGTGCTTCGATGTTTGGCTTTATTGGCTTTTTAATGCTTCACGGCTGGGTCTATGGCGATTTAAGCATCAACAATTCAATTCTGCATAAACAGGCCATGACCATGACGCTCTTGGGGGCGGTTACCTGTCAGATTTTCAATGCATTAAGCTTGCGATCCTATGAGTTCTCGGCTTGGAGTGTTGGCTTCTTTTCCAATCCCTACCTCTTGGGTGCCTTGAGCTTTGATCTTGTCTGGATTTGGATGCTCTTGAACCTGAAGCCGATACAATTTGTATTCAATACCGCCTATATCCCCTGGCAGGATCTCTGGCTCTTGCTGCCCTTTCCGATTCTGCTCTTTGCTTTGCACGAAAGCTACAAAGCCTGGCTGCGCAAAAAGAATAGAATTTTGCAAAGGGGCTAG